From a region of the Salinispira pacifica genome:
- a CDS encoding 1-acyl-sn-glycerol-3-phosphate acyltransferase, with protein MSEPSFSGKPDAEHPQVQRSAGSGPRPLHQLSGIDMRRIIAGKNPSLAAKIPAVLLRRLESLLHVRELNDALARFGHLRGADFINAALDYFEVKITIRGEEHIAGLTRPVLVANHPLGGLDGLVLLSVLSRHYPEVKLMVNDFLMNIPNLRELFVPVNKLGGNRQNQQLYRDLFASQAALLHFPAGLCSRKKGGKLRDLPWNRSYVRLARDTGRPVVPAFFAGTNRNLFYRTANLRRWFGIGFNIEMLLLVDEMFRKRGRVLETRIGRGYSADELKEGDINEWNRRIRRDLYSLDISAGRRI; from the coding sequence ATGAGCGAACCATCCTTCTCCGGAAAGCCCGACGCAGAACACCCCCAGGTGCAAAGATCCGCCGGCAGCGGACCCAGGCCTCTGCACCAACTGTCCGGCATCGATATGCGCAGGATTATCGCGGGAAAAAATCCCTCCCTGGCTGCGAAAATCCCCGCCGTGCTGCTTCGCCGCCTTGAATCCCTGCTGCATGTCCGTGAGTTGAATGACGCCCTTGCCCGCTTCGGACATTTGCGGGGGGCGGATTTCATCAATGCCGCACTTGATTATTTTGAGGTGAAAATAACCATCCGCGGGGAAGAACATATTGCAGGCCTTACCCGTCCGGTACTGGTTGCCAACCATCCCCTGGGAGGCCTGGACGGGCTGGTTCTTCTTTCCGTACTCTCCCGGCATTACCCTGAAGTGAAGCTGATGGTGAATGATTTCCTTATGAATATTCCCAATCTCAGAGAGCTCTTCGTCCCGGTGAATAAACTCGGGGGAAACCGGCAGAACCAGCAGCTGTACCGGGACCTGTTTGCCTCCCAGGCAGCCCTGCTTCACTTCCCGGCCGGCCTGTGCAGCAGAAAAAAAGGCGGAAAACTCAGGGATCTTCCCTGGAACCGAAGTTATGTCCGTCTGGCCCGGGATACCGGTCGTCCTGTCGTTCCGGCGTTTTTCGCCGGCACCAACCGGAATCTCTTTTATAGAACGGCAAATCTGAGGCGATGGTTCGGTATCGGATTCAATATCGAAATGCTTCTGCTGGTGGATGAAATGTTCCGAAAGCGGGGCAGGGTACTGGAGACTCGAATCGGGAGAGGATATTCGGCGGACGAATTGAAAGAGGGGGATATTAATGAATGGAACCGGCGGATCCGCCGGGATCTGTATTCTCTTGATATTTCCGCCGGGAGAAGAATATGA
- a CDS encoding D-alanine--D-alanine ligase → MRLPKFLKWEFWPFPLVYIPVYFSILFHGIARGKLTYFLAANPGMKFGGFVEYSKYESLKVLPQRYLPKTLFFPSPPDMDELLEAMADSRLEFPVILKPDVGERGYGVEKIRDTVEARNYLNVARRALLLQEYIPDELEYGVMLVQDPRSRELRITSIVQKQGLEVTGDGTRSLEELVKADDRCRYHISMLKRRYAERWEQILPADERFRLTEIGNHARGATFLDANRLISPSLAETFAPLAAAMPGFYLGRLDIKTKSEHSLLRGDFKVIEVNGVNSEPAHIYDPNYGLLRGWKDLLTHWKDVAIISKANMEAGHSPESARRLFKEIRSHYWQKK, encoded by the coding sequence ATGAGGCTTCCCAAGTTCCTGAAATGGGAATTCTGGCCCTTCCCCCTGGTGTATATCCCCGTGTACTTCAGCATTCTCTTTCACGGAATTGCCCGGGGAAAGCTGACCTATTTCCTGGCGGCCAACCCGGGAATGAAGTTCGGCGGATTTGTGGAGTATTCAAAATACGAATCCCTGAAAGTTCTTCCGCAACGGTATCTGCCGAAAACCCTGTTCTTTCCATCCCCTCCCGATATGGATGAACTCCTGGAAGCCATGGCCGATTCCCGGCTGGAATTTCCCGTAATTCTCAAACCGGATGTGGGAGAGAGAGGATACGGAGTGGAAAAAATCCGTGATACCGTGGAAGCCCGGAACTATCTGAATGTTGCCCGGCGGGCGCTTCTCCTGCAGGAATACATCCCGGATGAACTGGAATACGGGGTAATGCTCGTACAGGATCCCCGGAGCAGGGAATTGAGAATCACATCCATCGTACAGAAGCAGGGACTGGAGGTTACCGGCGACGGCACACGGAGTCTTGAAGAATTGGTGAAGGCCGACGACCGCTGCAGATATCATATCAGCATGCTGAAACGGCGCTATGCAGAGCGCTGGGAGCAGATTCTCCCGGCGGATGAGCGGTTCAGGCTTACAGAAATCGGCAATCACGCCCGGGGTGCCACCTTCCTGGATGCAAACCGGCTTATCTCACCATCCCTGGCGGAGACATTCGCACCCCTTGCGGCGGCAATGCCCGGGTTTTATCTGGGAAGGCTGGATATCAAGACAAAGAGCGAACATTCCCTGCTCCGGGGAGATTTCAAAGTGATTGAGGTGAACGGGGTTAACAGCGAGCCGGCTCATATCTACGACCCGAATTACGGCCTTCTCAGGGGCTGGAAGGATCTCCTGACACATTGGAAAGACGTGGCGATAATCTCAAAAGCCAATATGGAAGCCGGTCATTCTCCTGAATCTGCCCGCCGCCTGTTCAAGGAAATCCGAAGCCATTACTGGCAGAAAAAATGA
- a CDS encoding YHS domain-containing (seleno)protein — translation MKTHMNWKRIAALLLVCCIVSMNTVNLFSQGGMVSRGEPALKGYDPVAYFTLGEAREGDPEITRMYDGRTYRFISQEHRQMFIADPQAYLPEYDSYCAYAVAGGSLAPVDPEQWVIHQGRLFLNFNRRTQRRFVNDLEGMINSADENWPALQPRSSEDQ, via the coding sequence ATGAAGACTCATATGAATTGGAAACGAATAGCAGCTTTGCTGCTTGTTTGCTGCATAGTCAGTATGAATACGGTGAATCTGTTTTCCCAGGGGGGGATGGTTTCAAGAGGCGAACCAGCCTTGAAAGGATACGATCCGGTTGCCTATTTCACCTTGGGAGAGGCCCGGGAGGGGGATCCTGAAATCACCCGCATGTATGACGGCAGGACCTACCGCTTCATTTCACAGGAGCATCGGCAGATGTTCATTGCCGATCCACAGGCGTATCTGCCGGAATACGATTCATACTGCGCCTATGCAGTGGCTGGCGGTTCCCTTGCTCCGGTGGATCCCGAGCAGTGGGTTATTCACCAGGGGCGCCTGTTTCTGAATTTCAACCGGAGAACACAGCGGAGATTTGTGAATGATCTGGAGGGCATGATCAATTCTGCGGATGAGAACTGGCCTGCACTGCAACCCCGTAGCTCAGAGGATCAGTAA
- a CDS encoding NRDE family protein, giving the protein MTFFPETAGGTPRWIFFNRDEQRTRGRAEPPRLFNGRGGDYLMPVDPDSGGSWMGVHSNGFFLALINNYPGDQIIRDPGMRSRGLLIRDLLESGRPPLHPDIERQIRNHEYAPFFLVLLGQRLTRAWEWDGSMITTLDVPGDRPGIISSSGIEHGRITAQRKEQFQRFLGEAGGAGPQWDPKKFADFHRRTSSRRPDEAICMSRSDAHTVSISEICLDQNEALLHYYPDPPFTDPLSYGVAVQASSHPQN; this is encoded by the coding sequence ATGACGTTTTTTCCAGAAACAGCAGGCGGAACACCCCGATGGATCTTCTTCAACAGGGACGAACAAAGGACCAGAGGGCGGGCCGAACCGCCGAGGCTGTTCAACGGCAGGGGCGGTGATTACCTCATGCCCGTGGACCCCGACAGCGGCGGAAGCTGGATGGGAGTGCACAGCAACGGCTTTTTTCTTGCATTAATCAACAATTACCCCGGGGACCAAATCATCAGAGATCCGGGGATGCGGTCCCGGGGTCTGCTCATTCGGGACCTGCTGGAATCAGGCCGGCCGCCCCTCCACCCGGATATTGAACGGCAAATCCGGAACCACGAGTATGCCCCGTTTTTTCTGGTTCTGCTTGGACAGCGGCTGACCCGGGCATGGGAGTGGGACGGAAGCATGATCACAACACTTGATGTACCTGGTGACAGGCCGGGAATTATCTCCAGCAGCGGAATTGAGCATGGCCGGATTACAGCGCAGCGGAAAGAGCAGTTTCAACGCTTCCTGGGTGAAGCCGGCGGCGCCGGACCTCAGTGGGATCCGAAAAAGTTTGCAGACTTTCATCGGCGTACATCCTCCCGCCGGCCGGATGAAGCCATCTGCATGAGCAGAAGCGACGCTCACACCGTATCAATTTCCGAAATTTGCCTGGATCAGAATGAAGCCCTGCTGCACTATTACCCGGATCCTCCGTTTACTGATCCTCTGAGCTACGGGGTTGCAGTGCAGGCCAGTTCTCATCCGCAGAATTGA